tcagatcagatcagtcgctcagtcatgtccaactctttgcgaccccatgaatcgcagcacgccaggcctccctgtccatcaccaactcccggagttcactcagactcacgtccatcgagtcagtgatgccatccagccatctcatcctctgttgtccccttctcctcctgcccccaatccctcccagcatcagagtcttttccaatgagtcaactcttcacatgaggtggccaaagtactggagtttcagctttagcatcattctttccaaagaaatcccagggctgatctccttcagaatggactggttggatctccttgcagtccaagggactctcaagagtcttctccaacaccacagttcaaaagcatcaattcttcggcgctcagccttcttcacagtccaactctcacatccatacatgaccacaggaaaaaccatctaGTGAGTAGacaggagcaggaaatggcaacccactccagtactcttgcctggaaaatcccatagatggtggagcctggtggtctgccatctatggggtcgcacagagtcagacaggactgaagcgacttagcagcagcagcagcagtgagtagaCAAAGTAGCATTTCCctgttttgatttgtttctttattgATGAAAAATTACACATCTTTTCTATTTTCACCTTTGCTTCATTCTTGTCCAACCTGTCTATTTATATCCACTGctctttttttattggagttttgGCCTTTTCTCATAATTATTATGTACTAATTACTTACATTTTAATATGTTAACCATTTTTGCCATAAACTGCACATTTTTCATCTTGACTATCCTTTATCAATGTATGAACTTTTTCATGTGAAAATTTAAATGTACACACAAATAAGTCAAGTCTTAcatccttttctatttttcaacTGACAGTGTATTATTGGTATTTACTAAATAATGTATATCTGTAGCTAAAAAGCCAAAATTAAAACTTCATGTAATGGAAAGAATTATAGATCTTAGCACCATCTCTATTCATTCTCATGTAGGCATCCCATGCTAAAGTTATAGTTTATATATCAGTGTTACTAACTTGGGGAAAAAAGTATTCCACTCTGGTATAAAATATGTCAATTCTTcttattatatcttcttttttaagtCAGTCTAGCAGCACTATCTATTTTTATGCTTGTAAATTCAAATGGGGTAGGTCTAAGCAATGACAATTTAAACATGCAAAGTAGACTAAAGGAATTTAGGTGCCCTTAGGTCATATAACTAAATAACTGATAACTTCCACAGattgaagaaaatcaactttatTTGATTTTTGGCTCCTTGATTCCATTGTTTACAATTCTTGTGTCTTCCTTTGCTGCTTTCTCTATATTTAGGTGGAATTAaggtatttataaaatagaatggCCTTGAAATCCTGGTTTTGAGTCTTGGCCTTAAGATTACAGTGTGTGCAAATTATGTATTCTCATTGAGTCACAGTAGCAATAAAATGTAGATCATATCCATTTATTAGGGTTTTGGTGAGAATTAGAAAGAATTATTTCAGGCACTAAGCAATGCATGTCACATGGTAGTAAGTAAACTATTAGCTTATGCATTTTGCAGTTTTCATCAAGGTATTTGGAGATGCTGGGAGATGTCAGCTGTGATCATCATTATAAATCACAAGTTAGTCATAATTTTTTACCATGAATCAAAGCATCTAATACTCATGATAGCTCTTTGTGGGAATGGATGTTCATACACGTCATTTAAGAGAGACAGCTCAAAAATATCCCAAGAATAAACTACTAAAATAAGCATAATTTCTTTAGATCAAGTTCAGATTTACATGATGCTCTTATAACCTCTATATTACTCAGCATTTTGAGCATGGATTAAAAACTACTGGATTAAAACAgcatttattcttaaaatacttATTAAGTAAGTAAGTTAGCAGTATAAGAAAAGGGATAAGAATTGAAATGTATTGAGCACGTGTAACTGTCCATGTTTCATGCATGCAGGTTCATATTCTTGGCATTTAAATGTGATGATTTTCTTCATAAAGTCAAACATAAATACTAAAACAGAAGACCTATTTTTTAACCATACAATACATATATTATGTTTCACGGGGTTCTATTTAATTGACTATATATTTGGTGTTGAATCACTCACTATGATTATCCTAAATTCAGTTCTGTTACAGTAAGAGTAGTCAATATTATCTATTGACCActtccttattttatatttttaggaatGAAAAATAAGTGCGTCACCATGAATTGGGCAAATGAGAGCTCCCCAAAAGAATTTGTACTACTTGGCTTTTCAGACAAGCCCTGGCTACAAAAAcctctttttattttactattaataTCATACACAACCACCATCTTTGGCAATGTGTCCATCATGATGGTGTGCATTCTGGATCCCAAGCTTCACACCCCCATGTATTTCTTTCTTACTAATCTGTCCATCTTAGATCTCTGTTACACCACAAGCACAGTCCCTCATATATTGACGAATATTTCTCACAACAAGAAGACCATCAGCTATGCTGGCTGTGTGGCCCAGCTCATCACCTTCCTGGCCCTGGGTGCTACTGAGTGTCTCCTCCTTGCTGTTATGCCCTTTGACAGGTATGTGGCGATTTGCAGACCCCTCCACTATGTTGTCATCATGAACCCTTGGTTCTGCTTGAGGATGATAGCCTTCTCCTGGTTCACTGGCTTCAGCAACTCAGTGCTGCAGTCCTCCTTGACCCTTAAC
This genomic interval from Bos taurus isolate L1 Dominette 01449 registration number 42190680 breed Hereford chromosome 23, ARS-UCD2.0, whole genome shotgun sequence contains the following:
- the OR2B3B gene encoding putative olfactory receptor 2B3, whose amino-acid sequence is MNWANESSPKEFVLLGFSDKPWLQKPLFILLLISYTTTIFGNVSIMMVCILDPKLHTPMYFFLTNLSILDLCYTTSTVPHILTNISHNKKTISYAGCVAQLITFLALGATECLLLAVMPFDRYVAICRPLHYVVIMNPWFCLRMIAFSWFTGFSNSVLQSSLTLNMPRCGHQEVDHFFCEVPALLKLSCADTKPIVAELFFFSVLILLIPVTLILISYGFIAQAVLRIKSAEGRRKAFGTCGSHMVVVSLFFGTGIYMYLQPPSSTSKDWGKIVSLFYGIFTPMLNPLIYSLRNKDMKEAFKRLMLLTFYYKK